Proteins found in one Agaribacterium sp. ZY112 genomic segment:
- a CDS encoding flagellar hook protein FlgE yields MPFDTALSGIRAASSELEITGNNIANASTTGFKSSRAEFGDVYATSVLGAGSNAIGAGVEIQDISQKFTQGNIAFTENALDLAVNGNGFFILSEDGGRTYTRSGAFGMDAEGYVVANNGGRLQGYSADTAGNINNVLGDLQINQDIIDPRQTTDVDQQLNFDATADVLPSRGNNFISTGAEIGVAQAGALNGYSPQSIDITNPDGSVVTYTSDQDASAATIAGEMNSVVGLTATASASATLSGFSNGAGTSTTVTINNVALDVASLAELETTINSLSNSALPGITAVHDAVAGTLELSSTVGTDLIINIAGDPAATLGVAGPAGANIPLVVGGANQTANVGGRLDIVVEDGYIVGNEVPSGTGIFQALGDMTDPANPEFTQVEVNSFDPDDPGTYNSATSTTIYDSFGVPHVMTQYFVKQPFNPSDATAPPNHWEMHVLVDGRDVGNPDPTAADPTIATRATFDIYFNPNGSLDDLRTSEFLITNWTPLNENGESTGALGPNVGGTVPIPEPPISSNFLISVDGSTQFGTPFAVNSVYQNGFTAGQLSGLTVDEGGVIFARFTNGESLALGQVLLADFANQQGLQPIGDTSWAQTFESGEPVINEPGTSSLGAIQSGALENSNVDLSEQLVQLIIAQRNFQASAKTIETADQTTQTIINLR; encoded by the coding sequence ATGCCTTTTGATACAGCCTTAAGTGGTATCCGTGCAGCATCAAGTGAGCTTGAAATAACCGGCAATAATATCGCCAATGCCTCGACAACTGGATTTAAGTCATCCCGAGCTGAGTTTGGTGATGTTTATGCAACCTCTGTGCTTGGTGCGGGTTCTAATGCCATCGGAGCAGGGGTGGAAATTCAAGATATCAGTCAAAAATTTACCCAGGGTAATATCGCTTTTACCGAAAATGCTTTGGATTTAGCCGTAAACGGCAATGGCTTTTTTATCCTAAGTGAGGATGGCGGGCGTACGTATACACGCTCTGGTGCCTTTGGTATGGATGCCGAAGGTTATGTGGTTGCTAATAATGGCGGACGATTACAGGGCTACAGTGCTGATACAGCCGGTAATATTAATAATGTTTTGGGCGATTTACAGATTAACCAAGATATTATCGACCCACGGCAGACAACTGATGTTGACCAGCAATTGAATTTTGATGCGACAGCAGATGTTTTACCCAGTCGTGGTAATAACTTCATCTCTACTGGGGCAGAAATAGGTGTAGCCCAAGCGGGGGCGCTGAATGGTTATTCTCCTCAGAGTATAGATATTACTAACCCAGATGGCTCTGTGGTGACTTACACATCCGACCAAGATGCGTCTGCAGCAACCATTGCCGGTGAAATGAACTCGGTTGTTGGTCTAACAGCAACAGCCAGCGCATCAGCAACACTATCTGGTTTTAGTAATGGGGCGGGCACTTCAACAACGGTGACGATTAATAATGTTGCCTTAGATGTAGCTTCATTAGCCGAGTTGGAAACCACCATTAATAGCTTAAGTAATTCTGCTTTACCGGGTATTACCGCCGTGCATGATGCTGTTGCTGGCACCCTTGAACTTAGTTCAACCGTTGGTACAGACTTAATAATCAACATAGCCGGGGACCCTGCTGCAACTCTAGGCGTGGCGGGGCCAGCTGGAGCTAACATTCCACTGGTTGTTGGCGGAGCAAACCAAACAGCAAATGTCGGTGGTCGCCTTGATATCGTTGTAGAAGATGGTTATATCGTGGGTAATGAAGTACCGAGTGGTACGGGCATTTTTCAAGCACTCGGTGATATGACTGACCCTGCTAACCCAGAATTTACTCAAGTTGAAGTCAATTCTTTTGACCCTGATGACCCTGGCACATATAACTCAGCGACCTCAACCACTATCTATGACAGTTTTGGTGTGCCGCATGTTATGACTCAATATTTTGTTAAGCAGCCCTTTAATCCAAGTGATGCCACCGCTCCACCAAACCACTGGGAAATGCACGTGCTTGTTGATGGTCGTGATGTTGGCAACCCAGACCCTACGGCTGCCGATCCAACCATTGCGACGCGAGCCACATTTGATATTTATTTCAATCCTAATGGTTCGTTAGATGATTTGAGAACCTCAGAGTTTTTAATCACAAACTGGACGCCACTAAATGAAAATGGTGAATCTACTGGGGCACTTGGGCCGAACGTAGGCGGCACGGTGCCGATTCCTGAGCCGCCTATCAGTTCTAATTTTTTAATTAGTGTTGATGGAAGTACGCAATTTGGCACCCCGTTTGCAGTTAATTCTGTGTATCAAAACGGTTTTACCGCAGGGCAATTAAGTGGTTTAACCGTTGATGAGGGAGGGGTTATCTTTGCTCGATTTACGAATGGCGAATCTCTCGCTCTAGGGCAGGTGTTGCTTGCTGACTTTGCCAATCAACAAGGTCTGCAGCCGATAGGTGATACCTCTTGGGCGCAAACATTTGAATCGGGAGAGCCTGTTATTAATGAGCCCGGTACTTCATCGTTAGGAGCCATTCAAAGCGGCGCATTAGAAAACAGTAATGTGGACTTATCTGAACAATTAGTTCAACTTATTATCGCTCAACGAAATTTCCAAGCCAGTGCCAAAACGATTGAAACAGCGGATCAAACTACACAAACGATTATTAACCTTCGTTAA
- a CDS encoding chemotaxis protein CheV, with protein sequence MASVLDSVNQRTQLVGQNRLELLLFNLGGHQLYGINVFKVKEVLQCPQLSEIPKRNPVVRGVAHIRGGTIPIMDLRHATGGRPLENLENCFVIITEYNRSTQGFLVKGVERIINMNWGDIHPPPKGSGKENYLTAVTEVENKLVEIIDVEKILAEVSPVAEEVSAEIIENVVEDATVQKHVLIVDDSAIARKQVQKVVESLGCKTTTLKNGAEAIQYLKDLIDSGKDPYHELLMIISDIEMPEMDGYTFTAEVRGDPALANLHVVLHTSLSGVFNEAMVKKVGANDFLAKFHPDELARRVNERVDALTSM encoded by the coding sequence ATGGCTAGTGTCCTAGACAGCGTTAACCAGCGAACTCAGTTGGTTGGGCAAAACCGCCTAGAGCTGCTGCTCTTTAATTTAGGTGGTCATCAGCTCTATGGTATTAATGTATTTAAAGTTAAAGAGGTGCTTCAGTGCCCTCAATTAAGTGAAATACCTAAGCGGAACCCCGTTGTACGTGGTGTCGCTCATATTAGAGGCGGCACGATCCCGATTATGGATCTACGTCATGCGACAGGTGGTAGGCCATTAGAAAATCTAGAAAACTGTTTTGTCATCATTACTGAGTACAATCGAAGCACTCAGGGTTTTTTAGTTAAAGGTGTTGAGCGAATAATCAACATGAACTGGGGGGATATTCATCCACCACCAAAGGGCTCAGGAAAAGAGAACTATTTGACAGCGGTGACTGAAGTTGAAAATAAACTCGTTGAGATTATTGATGTAGAAAAGATTCTAGCCGAGGTGAGCCCAGTTGCAGAAGAAGTCAGTGCTGAAATAATTGAAAATGTTGTAGAAGATGCAACAGTGCAAAAACATGTATTAATTGTTGATGATTCGGCTATTGCTCGTAAACAGGTGCAAAAAGTAGTGGAGTCATTGGGTTGTAAAACAACAACACTTAAGAATGGTGCCGAGGCTATTCAGTATCTCAAAGATTTAATTGATTCAGGTAAAGACCCGTATCATGAATTACTAATGATTATTTCTGATATTGAAATGCCGGAAATGGATGGCTACACCTTTACTGCAGAGGTTCGAGGTGATCCTGCACTAGCTAATTTACATGTTGTGTTGCATACCTCACTAAGTGGTGTCTTCAATGAGGCAATGGTGAAAAAAGTAGGTGCAAACGACTTTTTAGCAAAATTCCATCCGGACGAGTTGGCTAGACGCGTTAATGAACGTGTTGATGCCTTAACAAGCATGTAA
- a CDS encoding flagellar basal body P-ring protein FlgI, producing the protein MSRVIVFFLCFFFCFLGNELQAERLKDIASIAGVRSNQLVGYGLIVGLDGTGDKTNQTPFTTQSFSAMLSQLGITLPPGSNFQLKNVAAVALHAELPPFAKPGHKIDVTASSIANAKSLRGGTLLMSPLKGVDGKVYAIAQGNLIVGGFGAEGKDGSKITVNVPSVGRIPDGAIVERSVPTQFGGDSQIVFNLRNPDFTTAKRVADSINQLLGPNVALPQDAASISVQAPQNPAHRVDYLSLLENVEVTPAEASAKIIINSRTGTIVVGKHVRVSAVAVTHGSLTVTVSETSSVSQPNAFADGETVVVPESDVSIEEETGQMFNFAPGPSLDDIVRAVNEVGAAPGDLMAILEALKQAGALKAEIVVI; encoded by the coding sequence ATGAGTCGTGTAATTGTCTTTTTCCTTTGTTTCTTTTTCTGTTTTCTTGGCAATGAGTTACAAGCTGAGCGTTTAAAAGACATTGCCTCAATAGCGGGTGTTAGAAGTAATCAACTGGTTGGTTATGGCTTGATTGTTGGCTTGGATGGAACGGGCGATAAAACGAACCAAACCCCTTTTACAACCCAAAGTTTTAGTGCAATGTTAAGTCAGTTAGGCATTACTTTGCCTCCAGGTTCTAATTTTCAGCTTAAAAATGTGGCTGCGGTCGCTTTACATGCTGAGCTTCCGCCTTTTGCTAAACCGGGTCATAAAATCGATGTTACAGCATCTTCTATTGCTAACGCTAAAAGCTTGAGAGGAGGGACTTTGCTAATGTCGCCACTTAAAGGTGTTGATGGCAAGGTTTACGCAATTGCTCAAGGTAATTTAATTGTTGGTGGTTTTGGTGCTGAAGGTAAAGATGGGTCAAAAATTACGGTAAACGTGCCTAGTGTTGGGCGGATTCCCGATGGTGCAATTGTAGAACGTTCAGTTCCTACGCAATTTGGTGGTGATAGTCAGATAGTATTTAATTTACGTAATCCAGATTTCACAACAGCTAAACGTGTTGCGGATAGTATTAATCAGTTACTTGGCCCTAATGTGGCTTTACCACAAGATGCTGCGAGTATTTCTGTGCAAGCACCACAAAACCCTGCGCACAGAGTTGATTATTTATCCTTACTTGAAAATGTTGAAGTCACACCGGCTGAAGCTTCAGCCAAAATTATTATTAATTCAAGAACCGGTACCATTGTGGTTGGCAAGCATGTAAGGGTGTCGGCTGTTGCAGTTACCCACGGCTCATTAACCGTGACCGTCAGTGAAACGAGCAGTGTGAGCCAGCCAAATGCTTTTGCAGATGGTGAAACAGTGGTGGTTCCTGAAAGCGATGTATCGATTGAAGAAGAAACAGGGCAAATGTTTAATTTTGCTCCGGGGCCGAGCTTAGATGACATTGTTCGTGCAGTTAATGAAGTAGGAGCTGCACCTGGTGATCTTATGGCTATTCTTGAGGCCTTAAAACAAGCTGGCGCTCTTAAGGCCGAAATTGTGGTGATCTAA
- a CDS encoding flagellar hook assembly protein FlgD has translation MSEISSVDNVLSGLNIDKKKEQAEPSQELGQSAFLELMITQMENQSPLDPQDNTQFIAQLAQFSSVESLDKLNKQFDSFSSNFVANQALQASSLVGRSVTVPATQTGLSSGGIVSLSSHVPASTGDLSLNIYNESGSLVEQLSLGAQPEGEVLLRWDGMSMELNGKLLDWRSSKENGQPPGTYSFELSATNDGQQTALETALSANVNSVTVAQDGSLALNLAGIGTVNLADVKQFNE, from the coding sequence ATGAGTGAAATAAGTAGTGTCGATAATGTCCTTTCCGGTCTAAATATTGACAAGAAAAAAGAGCAAGCAGAGCCTAGCCAAGAGCTTGGTCAAAGTGCTTTTTTGGAGCTGATGATTACCCAGATGGAGAATCAAAGTCCACTGGATCCTCAAGATAATACACAGTTTATTGCTCAGCTTGCTCAATTTAGCTCAGTTGAAAGTCTGGACAAACTGAACAAGCAGTTTGATAGCTTCAGTAGTAACTTTGTTGCTAACCAAGCCTTACAGGCCTCTAGCTTGGTCGGGCGCTCAGTAACGGTTCCGGCTACTCAAACAGGGCTTAGCTCTGGTGGAATTGTCAGCTTGAGTAGTCATGTACCGGCCAGCACTGGGGATTTGAGTTTGAATATCTATAACGAAAGCGGCTCCTTAGTTGAGCAGTTAAGTTTAGGTGCCCAGCCTGAAGGAGAGGTCTTACTGCGTTGGGATGGCATGTCGATGGAGCTAAATGGCAAGCTACTTGATTGGCGAAGTAGCAAAGAAAATGGACAGCCGCCTGGTACTTATAGCTTTGAGCTTAGTGCCACGAATGACGGTCAACAGACCGCACTTGAAACAGCCTTAAGTGCCAATGTAAATAGCGTAACCGTTGCCCAAGATGGCAGCTTAGCGTTGAATCTAGCGGGTATAGGAACGGTAAACCTTGCTGATGTTAAACAGTTTAATGAGTAG
- the flgB gene encoding flagellar basal body rod protein FlgB, with amino-acid sequence MAINFDSALGVKEHAMRLRAHRADVLSSNLANVNTPNYKARDIDFTAELKAQMDGGVSRHLSTRHQGHINLADTQAGAYEKLYRVPHQQSIDGNTVEEHVEHGEFMRNSLEFQVGFTLLNSSFKGLSKALRGE; translated from the coding sequence ATGGCTATTAATTTTGATTCAGCACTTGGTGTAAAAGAACACGCAATGCGTCTAAGGGCACATCGTGCGGATGTTCTGTCTTCTAACTTGGCCAATGTTAATACTCCTAACTATAAAGCCCGAGACATAGATTTTACCGCGGAGCTAAAAGCTCAGATGGACGGTGGCGTGAGCCGCCACTTAAGTACACGCCATCAAGGACATATTAATTTAGCTGATACACAGGCTGGCGCTTACGAGAAACTGTATCGCGTACCTCATCAGCAAAGCATTGATGGCAACACGGTTGAAGAGCATGTAGAGCACGGTGAATTTATGAGGAACTCGCTTGAGTTTCAGGTTGGTTTTACCCTGTTAAACAGCTCTTTTAAGGGCTTAAGCAAAGCATTGCGCGGAGAATAA
- the flgG gene encoding flagellar basal-body rod protein FlgG, whose protein sequence is MHSALYVSKTGLAAQDMQLTTIANNLANASTVGFKRDRVVFEDLLYQINRQPGAQANEDSQVPSGLQLGTGVRVAGTQKQFNYGSLQITDQPLDMAVDGRGFFQIQQTDGTIAYTRAGQLHLNGDGEVVTANGLLLEPNLTLPEDAERLTVGTDGIVSAFIPGTPDPQVLGNIQTADFINPAGLQAIGSNLFVETAASGDPIVGTPGEDGLGQIKQGMLENSNVDIVEEMVNMITTQRAYEMNSKVVSTADQMLQFVTQNL, encoded by the coding sequence ATGCATTCAGCCTTATACGTAAGTAAAACAGGCCTTGCAGCGCAAGATATGCAATTAACAACCATTGCAAATAATTTGGCCAATGCATCTACTGTCGGCTTTAAGCGTGATCGAGTTGTATTTGAAGATTTACTTTATCAAATCAACAGACAGCCAGGTGCGCAAGCTAATGAAGACTCTCAAGTTCCTTCTGGTCTGCAACTTGGCACAGGAGTCCGTGTTGCCGGTACGCAAAAACAATTTAATTACGGCAGTTTACAGATTACAGACCAGCCTTTAGATATGGCCGTTGATGGGCGAGGTTTTTTCCAGATCCAGCAAACAGATGGCACGATAGCTTATACCAGAGCTGGGCAGTTACATTTAAATGGAGATGGTGAAGTTGTAACCGCTAACGGTTTATTGCTAGAACCCAATTTAACCTTGCCTGAAGATGCTGAACGTTTAACTGTTGGCACTGATGGTATTGTTTCGGCATTTATCCCCGGCACGCCAGATCCTCAGGTACTCGGTAATATTCAAACAGCTGATTTTATTAATCCTGCTGGTTTACAAGCGATTGGTAGTAACTTATTTGTTGAAACTGCAGCAAGTGGTGATCCTATTGTTGGAACTCCAGGTGAAGACGGCTTAGGTCAAATTAAGCAGGGCATGCTTGAGAATTCCAATGTCGATATTGTTGAAGAAATGGTAAACATGATTACCACACAACGAGCCTATGAAATGAATTCTAAGGTGGTGAGCACAGCGGATCAGATGTTGCAATTTGTGACTCAGAATCTATAG
- a CDS encoding protein-glutamate O-methyltransferase CheR codes for MSLNPEEFADFRAFLKEVAGIDLGDNKQYLVTTRIRRVLLEYGLDSVSELTQRIKRSSERELRQRVIDAMTTNETFWFRDIYPFEYLKSTIFPELKAKKGPGTIKVWSAACSSGQEPYSISITVDEFIRETLGVSALGLDVVATDLSSEILAQAKQGVYDKLSISRGMSDKRLREYFKATDDKQWAINSDIKQRIRFRPLNLQDSFLSLGKFDIVFCRNVLIYFSSDLKTDILKRIHATLKPGAYLFLGSSESLAGASDLFEMVHCKPGVVYRAK; via the coding sequence GTGAGCTTAAATCCAGAAGAGTTTGCTGATTTTAGAGCCTTTTTAAAAGAAGTGGCGGGCATTGATCTTGGTGACAATAAACAATATTTAGTCACAACTCGTATTCGTCGAGTCCTTCTTGAATATGGTTTAGATAGCGTATCGGAACTCACTCAACGTATAAAGAGATCAAGTGAACGTGAATTAAGGCAACGGGTCATTGATGCTATGACCACAAACGAAACCTTTTGGTTTCGTGATATATACCCATTTGAGTATTTAAAAAGCACAATTTTTCCCGAGCTAAAAGCAAAAAAAGGCCCTGGTACAATCAAGGTTTGGAGTGCGGCTTGCTCATCTGGGCAAGAACCTTATTCTATCTCTATAACTGTGGATGAGTTTATCCGTGAGACCTTAGGGGTGAGTGCATTAGGTTTAGATGTTGTTGCTACTGACTTATCTAGCGAGATACTGGCTCAAGCTAAGCAAGGAGTGTATGACAAGCTGTCTATTAGTCGAGGCATGTCTGATAAGCGTTTACGTGAGTATTTTAAAGCCACTGATGATAAACAATGGGCTATTAATAGTGATATTAAGCAAAGAATACGGTTCAGGCCCCTTAATTTACAAGACAGCTTCTTGAGCTTAGGGAAATTTGATATCGTGTTTTGTCGTAATGTACTCATTTATTTTTCATCTGATCTTAAAACAGACATCTTAAAGCGTATTCATGCCACCCTAAAACCAGGGGCCTATTTGTTTCTTGGAAGTTCAGAAAGTCTTGCTGGTGCTAGTGACTTGTTTGAAATGGTACACTGTAAGCCTGGTGTGGTTTACCGAGCAAAATAA
- the flgA gene encoding flagellar basal body P-ring formation chaperone FlgA, translated as MRLRIFLLLMLSSISVDTLAIEVSELSAMVHERVKEALSDRFTEEELENDVTIKLSNLHSQLRIKNCERGLSIQLQKNRVSHRNLSAKVQCLSGSRWSMYVPVKIDYYVEAAITSRALSRSEHLSLSDIRFERRLISEVGQHYIDQANLLKNVELKRSVGTGHILTPMDIRDAKLVYKGEIVRLLAKSGALTVSSEGIALADAAMGQQLRVRNLSSNRVVDARISAPGEALVSNW; from the coding sequence ATGAGACTACGTATTTTTTTATTACTTATGCTTAGCTCCATAAGTGTGGATACACTTGCTATCGAAGTTTCTGAATTAAGCGCTATGGTCCATGAGCGAGTCAAAGAGGCCTTAAGTGATCGTTTTACTGAGGAAGAACTGGAAAATGACGTTACGATCAAATTAAGTAACCTTCACTCTCAACTAAGAATCAAAAACTGTGAACGGGGCTTAAGTATTCAACTCCAAAAAAACCGAGTAAGCCATAGAAACTTAAGCGCCAAAGTACAATGCTTAAGCGGTAGTCGATGGAGTATGTATGTTCCCGTTAAAATTGACTATTACGTCGAAGCAGCCATCACATCAAGGGCCCTTAGCCGAAGTGAGCATCTAAGCCTTTCTGATATTCGCTTTGAAAGACGATTGATCAGTGAGGTGGGTCAGCACTATATAGACCAAGCAAACTTACTCAAAAACGTTGAGTTAAAGCGCAGTGTTGGTACAGGTCATATCCTCACACCAATGGATATTCGTGATGCCAAATTAGTCTATAAGGGCGAAATTGTCCGCTTACTTGCAAAATCGGGGGCATTGACCGTCAGCTCCGAAGGCATTGCTTTAGCCGATGCCGCTATGGGGCAACAATTACGAGTACGCAACTTAAGCTCAAATCGTGTAGTAGATGCCAGAATTAGTGCTCCTGGCGAAGCGCTGGTATCAAACTGGTAG
- the flgH gene encoding flagellar basal body L-ring protein FlgH — protein MKCSFTTCLNIFLSALSFVAISGCVIQAPPKPDDPYYAPVLRPSDIPDSANNGSLYRENVAIDLFGDQKAKRVGDIITVVLRESTRSSKSANIDIAKDSEFTTTAPGGGTILGMTPGAGNVSLTTDMGLERSFVGESDADQSNSLNGNISVTVVDVYPNGTLVVRGEKWITLNRGDEFIRISGLVRPEDISPSNTVVSTKLANARLQYAGTGEFADSQQMGWMSRFFNSPIWPF, from the coding sequence ATGAAATGCAGCTTCACAACGTGCTTAAATATCTTTTTGTCTGCACTAAGCTTTGTAGCAATATCAGGCTGTGTGATACAAGCGCCCCCCAAACCCGATGATCCTTATTACGCTCCTGTTCTAAGGCCATCAGATATCCCTGATTCAGCTAACAATGGTTCGCTTTACCGAGAAAATGTCGCCATTGATTTATTTGGTGACCAAAAGGCTAAGCGCGTTGGCGATATTATAACCGTTGTATTGAGGGAAAGTACTCGCTCAAGTAAATCAGCGAATATAGATATCGCTAAAGATAGCGAGTTTACAACAACAGCACCTGGTGGCGGAACTATTTTAGGCATGACTCCTGGTGCAGGTAACGTAAGTTTAACAACCGACATGGGCTTAGAGCGCAGCTTTGTTGGTGAAAGTGATGCTGATCAAAGTAACTCCTTAAACGGAAATATCAGTGTGACGGTTGTTGATGTTTACCCTAACGGGACATTGGTTGTTCGTGGTGAAAAGTGGATTACCTTAAATCGAGGTGATGAGTTTATTCGTATAAGTGGTCTTGTTAGGCCTGAAGATATTAGCCCTTCAAATACAGTCGTTTCTACCAAGTTGGCGAACGCTAGACTTCAGTATGCAGGTACGGGAGAGTTTGCTGATTCACAACAAATGGGTTGGATGAGTCGCTTCTTTAATAGTCCAATTTGGCCTTTCTGA
- a CDS encoding flagellar basal body rod protein FlgF translates to MDKALYISMTGAKHNMLAQTARANNLANLNTVGFKSEFSQARSMGVYYGDGHASRAYALTENQGTNFKYGAMTQTGRDLDISVDGDGFIGVQGPDGRDGLTRAGSLHIDALGVLRNGSNLPVLGNGGPISVPPFEKIDIGIDGTVTIVPTGARANETVQVDRILLVNPELESIRKEEDGLFRPRNPEQELEPDAAVRVVSGFLEGSNVNAVDELVSVLNLSRQYEMQVKLMQTVKENSETSARMLQMS, encoded by the coding sequence ATGGATAAAGCACTTTATATATCAATGACCGGCGCTAAACATAATATGTTAGCGCAAACAGCTAGGGCTAATAATTTAGCTAATTTAAATACCGTAGGCTTTAAGTCCGAATTCTCTCAAGCTCGTTCTATGGGTGTTTATTACGGTGATGGTCATGCATCGCGCGCTTATGCTTTAACAGAAAACCAAGGCACTAATTTTAAATATGGTGCGATGACTCAAACAGGTCGAGATTTAGATATCTCTGTTGATGGAGATGGCTTTATTGGGGTTCAAGGCCCAGATGGGCGTGATGGTTTAACACGTGCAGGCTCCTTACATATCGACGCTCTTGGTGTACTTCGTAACGGCAGCAACTTGCCGGTGCTAGGCAATGGCGGTCCAATTTCTGTCCCTCCTTTTGAAAAAATCGACATAGGTATTGACGGTACAGTAACCATTGTCCCCACCGGTGCTCGAGCAAATGAAACGGTTCAGGTCGACCGTATTTTGCTGGTTAACCCTGAGTTAGAGAGCATACGTAAAGAAGAAGATGGTCTGTTTCGCCCTAGAAACCCAGAACAAGAATTAGAGCCCGACGCAGCTGTACGAGTGGTTTCAGGGTTTCTTGAGGGTAGTAATGTTAATGCGGTTGACGAGCTGGTTTCGGTTTTGAATCTATCTCGCCAGTATGAGATGCAGGTAAAACTCATGCAAACCGTTAAAGAGAATTCAGAGACATCGGCGCGTATGTTGCAAATGTCTTAG
- the flgC gene encoding flagellar basal body rod protein FlgC produces MSLTNIFDVAGSGMNAQSVRLNTTASNIANAESASSSTGDVYRGRHPVFQTQMLNEMNGGINSPQGQSVGVEVTGIIESDAPLQRRYEPDHPLSDEEGYVFYPNVNVVEEMTNMISASRAFQINVEMMNSAKQMVQRVLTLGQ; encoded by the coding sequence ATGAGTTTAACAAATATTTTTGATGTGGCTGGCTCTGGCATGAATGCGCAAAGTGTGCGTCTGAATACAACAGCCTCAAATATTGCTAATGCTGAAAGTGCGAGCTCAAGTACTGGTGATGTTTATCGTGGTCGTCATCCTGTATTTCAAACTCAAATGCTGAATGAAATGAATGGCGGCATAAATTCGCCGCAGGGGCAAAGTGTGGGCGTTGAAGTAACGGGGATTATAGAAAGTGATGCTCCCTTACAGCGACGTTATGAGCCAGATCACCCTCTATCTGATGAAGAAGGTTACGTCTTTTACCCAAATGTAAATGTGGTCGAGGAGATGACCAATATGATCTCGGCTTCACGTGCTTTTCAGATTAACGTTGAAATGATGAACTCAGCTAAACAAATGGTTCAGCGCGTGCTTACCTTGGGGCAGTAG
- the flgJ gene encoding flagellar assembly peptidoglycan hydrolase FlgJ: protein MSNNTLGHSSAALAVNDVYTDLSGLQQLKHDADKEEALKKVAKQFESLFVSMLMKSMRQANDVFAEGSMFDSNESRFYRDMYDQQLSLSLSSGRGIGIADALYRQLSPQSSNKALNLDPLGDRNKNFSNAITFNTGPSLESTESAISKDLQFEQKRSLDTVLLDTGSEHKSQSPELSFISKFEQLARNTAEKLGLDVDMLLAQAALETGWGEKIIRGLEGQSTHNLFNIKADKHWSGDSVSKATLEFFGGVSKKINEPFRSYSSASQSFEDYQRLITESPRYQKAVALTDNARDYIKELHNAGYATDPHYSSKVLSVYDRIKSLRSAVSDVSISGLPSQLGLDESGQRRSRGGGL from the coding sequence ATGTCAAATAATACTTTAGGACATAGCAGCGCGGCCTTAGCTGTCAACGATGTTTATACAGATCTGAGCGGTTTACAGCAGTTGAAACATGATGCAGATAAAGAAGAAGCATTAAAAAAAGTTGCTAAACAATTTGAATCGTTATTTGTTTCTATGCTGATGAAGTCGATGCGTCAAGCTAATGATGTCTTTGCTGAAGGCTCTATGTTTGATAGCAATGAAAGTCGATTTTATCGAGACATGTATGATCAACAGCTTTCGTTAAGTCTTTCATCGGGACGAGGTATTGGTATTGCCGATGCGTTATATCGCCAATTATCACCCCAGTCTTCTAATAAAGCTCTTAACTTGGATCCCCTTGGGGATAGAAATAAAAACTTTTCAAACGCTATCACTTTCAATACTGGCCCTAGCTTAGAGTCTACAGAGTCCGCTATTAGCAAGGACTTGCAATTTGAACAGAAGCGCAGTTTAGATACCGTTTTATTAGATACGGGCTCTGAACATAAGAGTCAAAGCCCAGAGCTTAGTTTCATTTCTAAGTTTGAACAGCTTGCTCGCAATACGGCAGAGAAACTAGGTTTAGATGTCGATATGCTACTAGCCCAAGCGGCTTTAGAGACCGGTTGGGGGGAGAAAATAATAAGAGGGCTTGAAGGTCAAAGTACTCATAACCTATTTAATATTAAAGCTGATAAACACTGGTCTGGTGACTCGGTATCTAAAGCCACTCTCGAGTTTTTTGGCGGCGTTAGTAAAAAGATCAACGAGCCATTTCGATCTTATTCTTCTGCGTCACAGTCATTTGAAGATTATCAACGACTGATTACCGAAAGCCCCCGTTATCAAAAAGCGGTGGCCCTCACTGATAATGCCCGAGATTATATAAAAGAGCTTCACAATGCCGGCTATGCTACAGACCCTCATTACAGCAGCAAAGTCCTGTCAGTTTACGATCGAATTAAATCCCTACGCAGTGCCGTTTCAGATGTTTCGATCTCAGGCCTTCCTAGTCAATTAGGGCTAGACGAGAGCGGCCAAAGGCGTAGTAGAGGTGGTGGATTATGA